The sequence GCCATTAGCGCGATCAGTGTGACCGGTCTTACTGTCGTCAACACCGCCGAAACCTTCAATGTCTGGGGAAGGTTGGTTCTCATTGTCATCTTCCAGATTGGCGGAATTGGCATTATGGCCCTCGGTACCTTTCTGTGGATCTTGCTCGGTCGTTCCATTGGCTTAGAACAGAGGCGTTGGATCGCCATAGATCACAATCGTTCGACCTTATCTGGGTTAGTCGCTTTGATGCTCACCATCCTGAAGCTTGCTTTAATCATCGAAGCCATTGGAACGGTTATCTTAGGCCTTTACTTTTATTATTCAAACGTAATTTCTACATGGCATGCCGCCATGTTTTACGGTTTTTTCTCCTCTGTCAGTGCCTTCACCAATGCAGGCTTCGATATTTTTGGAAACTCTCTCATGCGGTTCCATGACGATCATTTCGTACAAACCGTCCATATGCTGCTCATCATTCTTGGAGCCATTGGATTTCCCGTCCTAATCGAGATCCAAGAGAACTGGAAAAATTACTGGACAAATAAACGTATACAATTCTCGTTGTTTACCAAGATTACATCACTTACGTATTTTGGCCTTCTAGGTCTCGGGGCCGTTGTCTTCTACTTATTAGAGCGAAATCACTTCTTAGCAGACAAGTCTCCTATCGATTCCTTTTTCTACTCCCTGTTCAACTCGGTAACGAGCCGCAGTGGGGGGTTAGCTACGATGGACTTCAATGCCCTAACCGATCCTACTCTCTTTTTCATCAGCCTGCTTATGTTTATTGGAGCTTCTCCGAGCAGTGTAGGGGGCGGGATACGAACCACTACTTTTGTGGTGATTCTACTTACCATTGTCATCTATATGAGGGGCCGAACCGAAATTAAGATTTTTCGAAGAGAGCTGCATCCTGAAGATATTAATAAAGCCATTATCGTATTTATCTTTGCGACCAACATCGTTATTGCATCCGTCTTCTTTATCATGGTTGTAGAAGGGTTTAGTATGGTGCAGATCATCTTCGAGGTAACATCGGCGTTTGGTACTTGTGGCTCTTCGCTGGGAATCACGCCGTATCTATCCTCACCAAGTAAGATCCTCCTGATGATCTTGATGTTCATTGGTCGTGTCGGGATTATTCCTTTCTTGCTCTTACTAAAAAGAGACGAGAAAAAAACAGGATTCCATTATCTTAAGGAACGAATTATTGTCGGGTAGTATTATATGCGACAACGAAAGGGCACGGCTATCTGCTACTGGCAAAGCAGGTAGGTCGGCCTTCCCCAAAATAAGCGGAGAATGTTCCGCTATTCTCCCCAAGTGGCTAAATTCGGCTATAAGAGCGGAACAAATTCCGCCTATTGGCTTCCCAAAGCCTAAACTGAGCTGCTTTTGGACGAATAAAGGAAAAATTTCCGCTTATTTGACTATAAAATAAACAAACCGGCCACTTAGCGGAAAAAACTCCGCTTATCCCTCTCATGCTAACCATAAATAATTAACGAAAAAAGGGAAATAATGACGGTAAAGCTAGCAAGGAAGGACTGAATCAACATGACCATTCTAAACCAAGACGAAAGATACGAGGCTTACCTTCAATTACTCCAAAGTCGACTTGACCGCAATTTATCGGATCAAGAAACCGAAAAAATCAGATGGCTCGCTCAATCTGAAAAGGACAACTTTCAGATCTTTAAGAATATCTTTGAGGAATTAGGAAGCAAGCGGGCAGATAATTAAGGGAATCGAATAGAAAAAAAGAGCATGAGATTTACTAAATCTCATGCTCTTCTTTTCTATATTCTGCTTTGGGTTGTATTACCCCTTGGTACTTAGCCCCTACCCCATCACACTATAAATAAATCTTTCCAATGCAGTGACATCGGTAATGCTTTGATTACATTTATGATGATCTATACACATGTAATTTCCAACCGCTTTATAATAGTCAATGGACTGGGAAGACTTCGCCTTGGATATGGCTGTCACTAAAGCGACTTCTCCGTACCCTTTACACAGGGAGCATACATCCTTTTTATTGGCCATCGTGAAGCGACCCTCCACTCCTACGACCTCACCGTTTAAGGGATAGACCATAAACACTTTACTAGTTGCAATATCACTCCAACCTAGATAAGTCAATGACTTGTGGTCAACCTCTGACAGGTCCGGAATTGTAAGCTTCTTGTTCTTGGGGAATAGCTTCTTGATTTGCTTTTCGGTCACTTTCGGGAAGTCTACTACGTATGGAGCTAATTCATCGAGATATTCCTGATACTGATCTGTTGATTTTAGTGTAGAAATCTTTTCTAGCAATTGCTTTTGTTCCCCTGTCACTTCTGGGAACATTTCTACTACTTTCGACGCTGCACTATATCTAACCGCTTCAATGACTTTAGGATCTGTTGTCATGGTGCGCTGCATAATCTTCGTCTGTTGTTTAATAAAATTATATTCATGATGACGAATGAAAGGTTCGTTCATGATTCATCCTCCCTTACACTTCAAAAGACATCCTCTGTAATAATGTAAACCAATCGAAGCCATAAATATATGTAAAAAACGAATAGGAAACAAACTGTACATAAAAATAAGCCCTGATTATCCATTGATCAGGGCTGCTAAACGCTTATTTAGAGTATACAATTTTCTTGATCGTCTCGATCGAGAGAAAATATTCCTCTGCCAGTTGGGAAATGGACACTCCATCCCGAAACTTACATCGAATTGAAGTATTTCTCTGATCGATCATTTTCCTACCTCCAGAACGAGTTCCCCATTTTCGATAGTTGGCTTCTGGTTTCGGTATATAAAGAGTTTCACCTTGGATATATTTCTGGATTTCTAGTATTAACTCTTCGGGTAAAATAGCTGTTGCATTTACATATTTCATGATCTGCTCGCCCCTTATTCTTAATTAAGAAAAATAAGGTGCAAAGCCTAGAATATTAGAAATGCTATAAGCTCACTAGGCGATTTTTATTAAATAAAATTCCACCTCATGCAAAGTATCGCCTCTCTAATACTAGGCTTTGCATGAGACGCTGCAGATTCTGGCAACCGGTTCGCTACCATGACTGACCACCCCCCAAAAAGTTGATACAGCAATTCCCATTATAATACAAAGTATATAATTAGCAACACCTGACTAGTTTTGTTTCTTTCTTTCAAACTGATCAATCGTTTCACCACTCAACACCTGATAGAGCCTGCTCTTCGGCTCATACATCGTCTGAGATGGCCAGAGTCCATGATGCCCAGAAACCAGATAACTGACGAAGCAAGCTATAAAAAAGTATTCGATTCCCTTCCCATCAAACATCTCCACACTTAATAAAAAGGCAGCAATCGGGGTATTAGCCCCTCCAGAGAAAACACAAATCAACCCTAGGGCGGCAAGGAAGGATAGCGGTAGGTTGATGAAGGAGTACAAGGTATTCCCTAAGGTCGCTCCCATAAAAAACAAAGGGATAGCTTCCCCACCGACAAAGCCCGATCCCATGGAGATAGCTGTAAAGATCAGCTTGGCAAGAAAGGCAAAGGGAGGAACTTCTTCTTTGAACGATTGCTCAAGCATTTGTAACCCGCGTCCGTTATAGTCCTGAGAACCAATGATAACTGTTAGAGCAACAATAATCACTCCTCCCACAAAGGCACGTATCATGTGATTCTTCTTAAAGTACTTTTCGGTTACAGTCTGAATCTCATGTCTAAGTTGGCAGTAAGCCAATGCGATCAGGCCAAACAGAATAGATACAAGAACAACGTTTAGAAAAACCCAAACAGAATGTTCAGGGACCGTTTGGATCTGGAACGATTCATGTTTCACTCCCCAAGCAATCTCCGTCACGTAATGTCCTACAAAACTGGCAACGAGACAAGGTACCAGGGCCTCATATTTCATTTTTCCTATAGCAGCCATTTCCATGCCAAACACAGCCCCTGTAATCGGAGTTCCGAACGCGGCCCCGAATCCAGCACTAATGCCACTCATCAGTAATATTTTCCGATCAATGGGATTGATCTTAAAAAACTGATTGACCGATTGAGCTACACTTCCTCCCATCTGAATGGCCGCTCCTTCTCTCCCCGTTGATCCGCCCAAGAAAACGGTAATAAAAGTTCCCAAATAGACAATGGGACCCATTCGTCGTATAACCCTCGCCTTACCGTGAACACCATCAATTACGAGATTATTTCCTTTCCCCGCATCATTGTTTGATTCCTTGCCATACTTCATGTACATATAACCGATCATAATTCCTCCAAGTGGAAGAAAATAAATCAGCCAAAAATTTTGCTCTCGTATATTTCCTAAAAAATCATTCGTCGTTAAAAGAAAGGCAGTTGTTGAACCAATGATTACACCAATGAGAGCTCCGCAAAAGATCCATCTAGATAGAGTATTAAACATGTGTCCTGTCCCTCCTCATTTCAGATGTTCTGGCGGTTCTTGAAGGTGTCCATTATCGTTCACTTCTTTAAAAATGTTAGCGTCAGAGGCTTGACTCGGCAAGTTCGGTAGGTTTGGAAGGTTGGCTTGCAGCAACGCTATCAACATCTGAATATCTTCCTTCGTGGAATATTGTTTTTCAGGCTTAAGCATATATCCCAGTTGTCCGTTTGACTCGATCGTTGCCCATTGTAAATCACTAATTCTCTGAACTCCCTGCTGCCTCAACCGGACCTCCAGCATGTCCACGGTTAGACGTAGTTTTCGTAGATTGTCTTCCTTAAGTTTTCCATCCTCTATTACCACTACCGATTTACCGTAGAAAAACGATTCTAGGGCATCTGACTTCATGACGATGTATTCAATGAATAGAAGAGTCAGTACCATTAGAATCGTAATCAACAGGGTAATCCAGATATTCCTGTCCCCAACAGGCTGAATGATTAAGGAACCAACGGAAACCATCATCACCGTTTGAGCAACAGTTAATTGCGAAATGGACTTTCTTCCGGCCAATCGAAGGATCAGCACGCCCCCAATAACAATGACAATGGCCTTCCATATGAATCTCAGATCGGTATCCACTTCCATTCAACCTCCTTCCCCTGCTTACTATTAAGGTCCTATTAATTGGAAAAAATATGCGTATAAAATAAAACAAGCAGGAGAGGTTCCTGCTCATGCATGATAGTTTCCTACTTTGGCCAAGATAAAAAACAATAAAATATTTTGAAAATAAAAATAATATATCCAAAGATCAAAGTTAACCATCAAAAAAATTCCAGATTATTCTAAAATTATACTTTTATTAACATTTTGTTTGTTGTATAATTCTAAATAAAGAACGAACGGCTTCTCTAGAAAGGAGTATACTGATGTGTTAGGACGCCGAAAGCATTATCGCCACTACTTCAAAGAATACGCAAAAGGCACAATAGAAATTAGTGAAATTAAAAACCGTAAGATTGTAACAAAAAAAGCAGCAATTTTGATCAAAGATATTTGTGGGAATGGATTACGGTTTTCTACTGAGTTAAGATTTCTTGCTTCGGATGTCATCATCTATAAATTTGACTTTTTACTCACAAATCATGATCTATCCTTTCATGGGAAAATTGTGAGACGTGACCAACTTCAGGATGGAACATATGAATATGGTGTTCAATTTATAGAAGAACATAAATTCCTTACACACATCATTAATAAATTATCTCAAAAGATCTTGAGGAATAGCGCAAGCTAATTACGAATAATGAAAGGGAGTACAACACCCATGATATTTAAACAGTATGTAATAGATATTCTGGAGCTAGCTGACAAGCCGGAATTTATTAGAAAGTTAGCACAAGACGTTATTAAAACCGAAGGTGATGTTAATTACATCCTCCATAATATCAAGGTTAATGGAAGGGATAGAATTTTCCTTTATTTAAGCCAGTTAAGAGCAATAAAAAAAGAAAAAGAACTTAAATCCAAGCAGGCATGATCCTCCATAGATCTTGCCTGCTTCTTTGTCTTTCACTTCAAAAACAGCTTAATCTTCTTCAACCCATCCTTTACATTGGGATATCGAAACGGAATATCGAAGCGGGTGGTTTGTTTTAAGACACCTTTTTTATGTGAAAACGTATCAAAGCTGCCTTTTCCATGATAGGCGCCCATCCCGCTATTCCCAACACCCCCGAAGGGCAGATAAGGTGAAGCTAGGTGGTAGAGCGTATCATTCACACACCCCCCACCAAAAGAAACCTGATTAAGCACTTCTTGTTGAGTGGTCTTACTCTCTGAAAAGATATAGAGGGCAAGGGGATTCGGATGCTGGTGGATGCCTTCGATGACTTCAGACAGCTGCTCGTATTCCATTACAGGAAGAATGGGTCCAAATATTTCATCCTGCATCACCGGATCTTCCCACGTAATATTCGTAAGTACGGTGGGTTCAATCGCTAAACCCTCCTCATTCACTTTACCCCCCATAAAGATATCCCCATTATTCATGAACGATCGGAGTCGTCTAAAGTGCTTCTCGCTCACAATCCGTGTGTAATTCAGGTTCTTTAGCGGTTCCGCTCCATACAATTCCTCCGTTGCTTCTTGAAAATACCGTAGGAACTCCTCTTTAATTTTTCGATGAAGGTACAAGTAGTCTGGAGCAACGCAAGTCTGGCCTGCGTTCATAAACTTCCCCCACGCAGTTCGTTTCGCAGCGAGCTTCAGATTAGCGTCCTCGTGAACGATACAAGGACTTTTCCCCCCTAATTCGAGGGTTACAGGAGTTAAATGTTTCGCAGCAGCTTCCATAATCACTTTTCCTACGGGAACACTTCCCGTGAAAAAAATGTAATCCCACTTTTCCCCTAGCAGTGCTTGACTTGTTTCCACTCCACCCTGAACGACGGAGATATACTCTTCAGGAAACATCTCTGATATCAGATCACCTAACACCTCTGAAGTTCTCGGCGTCAGTTCGGACGGTTTTATCACTGCACAATTCCCTGCAGCTATCGCCCCGATTAATGGAGCAATGGCAAGTTGAAACGGATAATTCCAGGGAGAAATAATGAGCGCTGTTCCATAGGGTTCTGAATAAATGTAACTCGCTGACCCCAGATGAGTCATCGGCGTCTTGACTTTTTCCGGCTGCATCCAAACACGTAAGTTCTTGATCGTAAAGCGTATCTCTTCTAGCAACACACCAATCTCCGCGGTGTAAGCTTCGAATTCAGATTTATTTAAATCAGCCTTTAAAGCGTGAAGAAGAGACTCTTCCTTCTCCCGAATCCCATTCCTAAGCTTTTCTAGTGCATCCAGACGATAAGTCATCTCTTTCGTTTTTCCGGAGCGAAAAAATTGTTTTTGTTTATTCACTAGAGCTTGATAGTCTTCCATAGCATCTACTCCTTAATGATCTGATAAAGATGACCTCTTTTTTAATTAGTTAATTAACTAACGGTTCATAGGAATAATAACGGTAAAAGTAGTTCCTTCCCCTGGAATGCTTGAGACCTGAATCGTACCTCGATGGGCTTCTACAATCCATTTGGCTATGGCGAGCCCTAGGCCCGTCCCTCCCGCTTGCCTGGATCTATTTTTATCCACACGATAAAATCGATCAAAGATACGGTCCTGGTCTTCGGCCGGAATCCCCACACCCGTATCCTGAACCATAATTCGTAGTGCGCGTTGCTTTTCCATCATTTCATTAGAAATCGTAATGTTCACAACCCCACCACTTGGACTGTATTTAATCGCGTTATCCAACAGGATATACAGCAATTGTTTCAAGCGTTCTTGGTCACCCTGAATGATGAGTGTAGGAGGCGTTTGCAAGTGCAATTCTATTCCATTCGACTGGGCAAGTGTTTGCGTAGAGCTGATAAGCTGTTCAACGGATGGAACGAAATCAAAGGTCTCTACCTTCAATTCAGGCGTTCCTGAATCCGAACGCGCCAGAGTCAATAAATCACTCACTAGTTTTGTCATCCGCTTGATTTCATCCTTCATATTGTTTAAGACGTTTCGTGAGAAATCCGAGAGTTGAGCCTCGTCCTCCATCTTCACCACATCAAGAGAGGAATGCAATATACTGAGGGGGGTTCTGAGTTCATGCGAAGCGTCTGCGACAAACTCTCGCTGTCGATCAAATGATTTTCGAATCGGAATCATAGCTCTTTTTGACATGAAATAGCTAAGCCAGAGAGCTACACCAAAAAACAAGATGCCTAATATCACCAATATAATGAGTAATAAATTCATAAGTTCATTAATAAAGGAAACCTCTTTACCGGTATAAAATACAGCTACCAATTGATCTCCCTGATAAATCGTCCGACCTGCCATCATGAGATGGAGTTCGCGCCCTTTAGGTGATTGAGGGTCAAACCCGCGGCGGGGAGGCGGTGAGTTCTTTATGGTTCCATACCGAATCTCTTGCGAATGAGGAATCCATCCGTCAACAAGTTGCAATAGTTTAGGTTGTAACCGCGATATAAAAGCGTCACCGAAGATCACGCGTCCTCTAGGATCAACTACATAATAAAAGAATTGATTGCCGCTTTCTCTAATCGTATTGAGATTATTTATTTCTTCCTGGTTCAGTTTACGATCCCTTAAGGCTTCCCGCAGCACCCTCATCTCCTGATCCGTGATGGACTGCAGTTGCCTTTCTTGTTCATAAAAAATGACCGTATGAACTAGGAAGTAAACCACCGTTACAAAGAGAGTGAGAAAAATCATGATCATGGCACTGTAGAGTATGGTTAATCGAGTTTGAGTGTGAATAAAGAGATCTGCATTCCAATTTCGGAATCGAGTTAACCAATTAAAATTCAAGTTTGTA is a genomic window of Ammoniphilus sp. CFH 90114 containing:
- a CDS encoding TrkH family potassium uptake protein, yielding MEWSNRRKRLSSVQIIILFYAFSVVTASLLLKIPLFHNPGIELSLIDAFFTAISAISVTGLTVVNTAETFNVWGRLVLIVIFQIGGIGIMALGTFLWILLGRSIGLEQRRWIAIDHNRSTLSGLVALMLTILKLALIIEAIGTVILGLYFYYSNVISTWHAAMFYGFFSSVSAFTNAGFDIFGNSLMRFHDDHFVQTVHMLLIILGAIGFPVLIEIQENWKNYWTNKRIQFSLFTKITSLTYFGLLGLGAVVFYLLERNHFLADKSPIDSFFYSLFNSVTSRSGGLATMDFNALTDPTLFFISLLMFIGASPSSVGGGIRTTTFVVILLTIVIYMRGRTEIKIFRRELHPEDINKAIIVFIFATNIVIASVFFIMVVEGFSMVQIIFEVTSAFGTCGSSLGITPYLSSPSKILLMILMFIGRVGIIPFLLLLKRDEKKTGFHYLKERIIVG
- a CDS encoding FusB/FusC family EF-G-binding protein — protein: MNEPFIRHHEYNFIKQQTKIMQRTMTTDPKVIEAVRYSAASKVVEMFPEVTGEQKQLLEKISTLKSTDQYQEYLDELAPYVVDFPKVTEKQIKKLFPKNKKLTIPDLSEVDHKSLTYLGWSDIATSKVFMVYPLNGEVVGVEGRFTMANKKDVCSLCKGYGEVALVTAISKAKSSQSIDYYKAVGNYMCIDHHKCNQSITDVTALERFIYSVMG
- a CDS encoding CD3324 family protein, which produces MKYVNATAILPEELILEIQKYIQGETLYIPKPEANYRKWGTRSGGRKMIDQRNTSIRCKFRDGVSISQLAEEYFLSIETIKKIVYSK
- a CDS encoding voltage-gated chloride channel family protein → MFNTLSRWIFCGALIGVIIGSTTAFLLTTNDFLGNIREQNFWLIYFLPLGGIMIGYMYMKYGKESNNDAGKGNNLVIDGVHGKARVIRRMGPIVYLGTFITVFLGGSTGREGAAIQMGGSVAQSVNQFFKINPIDRKILLMSGISAGFGAAFGTPITGAVFGMEMAAIGKMKYEALVPCLVASFVGHYVTEIAWGVKHESFQIQTVPEHSVWVFLNVVLVSILFGLIALAYCQLRHEIQTVTEKYFKKNHMIRAFVGGVIIVALTVIIGSQDYNGRGLQMLEQSFKEEVPPFAFLAKLIFTAISMGSGFVGGEAIPLFFMGATLGNTLYSFINLPLSFLAALGLICVFSGGANTPIAAFLLSVEMFDGKGIEYFFIACFVSYLVSGHHGLWPSQTMYEPKSRLYQVLSGETIDQFERKKQN
- a CDS encoding DUF421 domain-containing protein; amino-acid sequence: MEVDTDLRFIWKAIVIVIGGVLILRLAGRKSISQLTVAQTVMMVSVGSLIIQPVGDRNIWITLLITILMVLTLLFIEYIVMKSDALESFFYGKSVVVIEDGKLKEDNLRKLRLTVDMLEVRLRQQGVQRISDLQWATIESNGQLGYMLKPEKQYSTKEDIQMLIALLQANLPNLPNLPSQASDANIFKEVNDNGHLQEPPEHLK
- a CDS encoding PilZ domain-containing protein, whose translation is MLGRRKHYRHYFKEYAKGTIEISEIKNRKIVTKKAAILIKDICGNGLRFSTELRFLASDVIIYKFDFLLTNHDLSFHGKIVRRDQLQDGTYEYGVQFIEEHKFLTHIINKLSQKILRNSAS
- a CDS encoding aldehyde dehydrogenase, giving the protein MEDYQALVNKQKQFFRSGKTKEMTYRLDALEKLRNGIREKEESLLHALKADLNKSEFEAYTAEIGVLLEEIRFTIKNLRVWMQPEKVKTPMTHLGSASYIYSEPYGTALIISPWNYPFQLAIAPLIGAIAAGNCAVIKPSELTPRTSEVLGDLISEMFPEEYISVVQGGVETSQALLGEKWDYIFFTGSVPVGKVIMEAAAKHLTPVTLELGGKSPCIVHEDANLKLAAKRTAWGKFMNAGQTCVAPDYLYLHRKIKEEFLRYFQEATEELYGAEPLKNLNYTRIVSEKHFRRLRSFMNNGDIFMGGKVNEEGLAIEPTVLTNITWEDPVMQDEIFGPILPVMEYEQLSEVIEGIHQHPNPLALYIFSESKTTQQEVLNQVSFGGGCVNDTLYHLASPYLPFGGVGNSGMGAYHGKGSFDTFSHKKGVLKQTTRFDIPFRYPNVKDGLKKIKLFLK
- a CDS encoding cell wall metabolism sensor histidine kinase WalK; protein product: MNFNWLTRFRNWNADLFIHTQTRLTILYSAMIMIFLTLFVTVVYFLVHTVIFYEQERQLQSITDQEMRVLREALRDRKLNQEEINNLNTIRESGNQFFYYVVDPRGRVIFGDAFISRLQPKLLQLVDGWIPHSQEIRYGTIKNSPPPRRGFDPQSPKGRELHLMMAGRTIYQGDQLVAVFYTGKEVSFINELMNLLLIILVILGILFFGVALWLSYFMSKRAMIPIRKSFDRQREFVADASHELRTPLSILHSSLDVVKMEDEAQLSDFSRNVLNNMKDEIKRMTKLVSDLLTLARSDSGTPELKVETFDFVPSVEQLISSTQTLAQSNGIELHLQTPPTLIIQGDQERLKQLLYILLDNAIKYSPSGGVVNITISNEMMEKQRALRIMVQDTGVGIPAEDQDRIFDRFYRVDKNRSRQAGGTGLGLAIAKWIVEAHRGTIQVSSIPGEGTTFTVIIPMNR